A genomic segment from Heptranchias perlo isolate sHepPer1 unplaced genomic scaffold, sHepPer1.hap1 HAP1_SCAFFOLD_199, whole genome shotgun sequence encodes:
- the LOC137309988 gene encoding zona pellucida sperm-binding protein 3-like isoform X2: MAGDFLVYTTHLNHTPNARGSVIVRTNRAIIPIECHYFRKGNVSSDPIKPTWIPFSSTKSGEGLLSFSLRLMNDDWLTERTSTVYYLGDLIHIEASVSMTNHMPLKLYIDSCAATLSPDKDSTPRYNIIDSHGCLLDSKAEDSFSTFVLPRGERELDKLQFDLDAFRFFGDDRSLIFITCHLKVAAVDRRDSMNKACTFQNIWTPLEESTNDVCACCHLGNCGATREFRLDSRGRRDLVFGPESDAELKWEGEASLGPLVILDPDVTELATESLNELEQRMQERSPGGVESEVVLILALTVTAVSLISASLIALFLYRKHEQTQFN, from the exons atggctggagatttcctggtctacaccacccacctgaaccacaccccaaatgctcgtggatctgtcattgtgagaacTAATAGAGCAatcattcccattgagtgccactATTTTCG gaagggcaatgtgagcagtgaccctatcaagcccacctggatcccattcagctcgaccaagtctggagaagggcttctgtcattctcactgcgtcttatgaacg atgactggcttacagagcgcacctcgactgtctactacctgggtgacctcattcacattgaggcctctgtttcaatgaccaaccacatgcccttgaagctctacattgacagctgtgcagctacattgagcccagacaaggattccaccccaagatacaacatcattgactcccatgg ttgcctcctggacagcaaagctgaggactccttttcaacctttgtgttgccaagaggtgaacgtgagctggacaaactccagtttgacctggatgcgttccgcttctttggagatgaccgttccttg attttcatcacctgtcacctgaaagttgctgcagtggatcggagagattccatgaacaaagcttgtactttccagaatat ctggaccccattggaagaatcgaccaatgatgtgtgtgcctgttgtcatctgggTAACTGCGGTGCCACGAGGGAATTCCGacttgattccagaggaaggagggatcttgtatttggacctg agagtgatgctgaattgaagtgggagggtgaggcctcacttggacccctggtcattctggatcctgaTGTGACAGAGCTGGCAACTGAGTCCCTTAATGAGcttgagcaaaggatgcaggagaggtctccgggtg gtgtggagtctgaggtggtcctgatcttggccctgactgtgaccgctgtctctctgatctctgcttctttgatcgccttgttcctgtacaggaaacacgagcaaacccagttcaactag
- the LOC137309988 gene encoding zona pellucida sperm-binding protein 3-like isoform X1: MVQCGEQNLLVRVDMDLFGTRHLIKATDLTLGTAGCRPTGIYSQNHTVLFDYGLHECGSRLQMAGDFLVYTTHLNHTPNARGSVIVRTNRAIIPIECHYFRKGNVSSDPIKPTWIPFSSTKSGEGLLSFSLRLMNDDWLTERTSTVYYLGDLIHIEASVSMTNHMPLKLYIDSCAATLSPDKDSTPRYNIIDSHGCLLDSKAEDSFSTFVLPRGERELDKLQFDLDAFRFFGDDRSLIFITCHLKVAAVDRRDSMNKACTFQNIWTPLEESTNDVCACCHLGNCGATREFRLDSRGRRDLVFGPESDAELKWEGEASLGPLVILDPDVTELATESLNELEQRMQERSPGGVESEVVLILALTVTAVSLISASLIALFLYRKHEQTQFN; encoded by the exons atggtgcagtgtggagagcagaacctgctggtgagggtagacatggatttatttGGAACCAGGCATCTGATTAAAGCTactgacctgaccctggggacagcaggttgtcggccaactgggatctactctcagaaccacactgtcctctttgactatgggctccatgaatgtggcagcagattgcag atggctggagatttcctggtctacaccacccacctgaaccacaccccaaatgctcgtggatctgtcattgtgagaacTAATAGAGCAatcattcccattgagtgccactATTTTCG gaagggcaatgtgagcagtgaccctatcaagcccacctggatcccattcagctcgaccaagtctggagaagggcttctgtcattctcactgcgtcttatgaacg atgactggcttacagagcgcacctcgactgtctactacctgggtgacctcattcacattgaggcctctgtttcaatgaccaaccacatgcccttgaagctctacattgacagctgtgcagctacattgagcccagacaaggattccaccccaagatacaacatcattgactcccatgg ttgcctcctggacagcaaagctgaggactccttttcaacctttgtgttgccaagaggtgaacgtgagctggacaaactccagtttgacctggatgcgttccgcttctttggagatgaccgttccttg attttcatcacctgtcacctgaaagttgctgcagtggatcggagagattccatgaacaaagcttgtactttccagaatat ctggaccccattggaagaatcgaccaatgatgtgtgtgcctgttgtcatctgggTAACTGCGGTGCCACGAGGGAATTCCGacttgattccagaggaaggagggatcttgtatttggacctg agagtgatgctgaattgaagtgggagggtgaggcctcacttggacccctggtcattctggatcctgaTGTGACAGAGCTGGCAACTGAGTCCCTTAATGAGcttgagcaaaggatgcaggagaggtctccgggtg gtgtggagtctgaggtggtcctgatcttggccctgactgtgaccgctgtctctctgatctctgcttctttgatcgccttgttcctgtacaggaaacacgagcaaacccagttcaactag